From Pseudomonas putida, one genomic window encodes:
- a CDS encoding LysR substrate-binding domain-containing protein — MNLESKWLEDFSALAATRSFSQAAERRFVTQPAFSRRIRSLEAALGLTLVNRSRTPIELTAAGQLFLVTARTVVDQLSEVLRHLHHLEGGQGEVIQVAAAHSLASGFFPRWVAQLRNDGLNIATRLVATNVGDAVHALREGGCDLMLAFYDPDAALQMDAEIFPSLHMGTTEMLPVCAVGADGKPMFDLEGDASVPLLAYSAGAFLGRSVSLLLRQRNLRYTTVYETAMADSLKSMALEGMGVAWVPRLSMRGELERGELVICAGAQWHVPLEIRLYRCALVRKANVRLLWRKLESAGAQGEGSV; from the coding sequence GTGAACCTAGAAAGCAAATGGCTGGAAGACTTCAGTGCGCTGGCCGCCACCCGCAGTTTTTCCCAGGCAGCGGAGCGCCGTTTCGTCACCCAACCAGCGTTCAGCCGACGTATTCGCAGCCTGGAGGCGGCGCTCGGCCTGACGTTGGTGAATCGTTCCCGCACGCCCATCGAGCTGACGGCGGCGGGTCAGCTATTTCTCGTAACGGCGCGTACCGTTGTCGACCAGTTGAGTGAAGTTCTACGCCATTTGCATCATCTTGAAGGTGGCCAGGGCGAGGTGATCCAGGTGGCGGCGGCGCACTCGCTGGCGTCTGGCTTTTTCCCGCGCTGGGTTGCGCAACTGCGTAACGATGGTTTGAACATCGCCACGCGGCTGGTGGCCACCAACGTCGGTGATGCTGTGCATGCGTTGCGCGAAGGTGGCTGCGATCTGATGCTGGCTTTCTATGACCCGGATGCGGCGCTGCAGATGGACGCCGAAATCTTTCCCTCGCTGCACATGGGCACCACCGAAATGCTTCCGGTGTGCGCCGTAGGGGCAGATGGAAAGCCCATGTTCGACCTTGAGGGCGACGCCAGCGTGCCGTTGCTTGCATACAGTGCGGGCGCCTTCCTTGGCCGTTCCGTGAGCCTGCTGCTGCGCCAGCGCAATTTGCGCTATACCACGGTGTACGAGACAGCCATGGCCGACAGTTTGAAGAGCATGGCCTTGGAAGGCATGGGCGTTGCCTGGGTGCCCCGGCTTTCGATGCGTGGCGAACTGGAGCGTGGCGAGCTGGTCATCTGCGCAGGGGCCCAGTGGCATGTGCCACTGGAAATCCGCTTGTATCGCTGTGCTCTGGTGCGCAAGGCCAACGTGCGCCTGCTATGGCGCAAGCTCGAGTCCGCGGGTGCGCAAGGCGAAGGCTCAGTGTGA
- a CDS encoding bacteriocin immunity protein, with amino-acid sequence MKLEKRLQDYDEHSFLLLVKNIWDVEGKRSEHNSFIAHFDQIIGHPAGSDLLFYSTADETGSINSPDHIVATIKSWQKGRAAFKGQTLQPPPVRQTLTPAQRASQSSTRNLEKVRKLVAEIQAAEQQGKLKLTALEQQLARSPGVGTPAQQLAASLAALRALELAQHQAKAAVDQLKRLQMSVKFALDGAKRDATSPFLNAAIQAVVLREITAGSQRHAAALATAQARHPALYGRGVKLIESLEARIAQLAKATATSPGHGPLTLKTAAHAASLHPALLTAQGLSREVAQQQHHLIKTFRSAVAELDWQATSLQGDHPGTYADVVEFVLSTPSDDPRFAVTVPLVEMLDSERMDWAALG; translated from the coding sequence ATGAAGCTTGAGAAACGATTGCAAGACTACGATGAGCATTCGTTCTTATTGCTCGTCAAAAATATCTGGGATGTCGAAGGCAAGAGGTCTGAACATAACTCATTCATCGCCCATTTCGATCAGATAATCGGCCACCCCGCCGGCAGCGACCTCCTGTTCTACTCAACCGCTGACGAAACCGGCAGCATCAACTCCCCTGACCACATTGTTGCAACGATAAAATCCTGGCAAAAAGGCCGCGCAGCCTTCAAAGGCCAGACCTTGCAACCACCACCGGTTCGCCAAACGCTGACCCCCGCGCAGCGAGCCAGCCAGTCTTCCACCCGCAACCTGGAAAAAGTGCGCAAACTGGTAGCTGAGATCCAGGCAGCCGAGCAGCAGGGCAAACTGAAGCTGACCGCGTTGGAACAGCAATTGGCTCGCAGCCCAGGCGTCGGCACGCCTGCGCAGCAACTGGCTGCCAGCCTCGCCGCGCTGCGTGCCCTGGAACTGGCCCAGCATCAAGCCAAGGCCGCCGTCGACCAGCTCAAGCGCTTGCAGATGTCAGTCAAGTTTGCACTCGATGGCGCAAAGCGCGACGCCACCAGCCCGTTTCTAAACGCTGCAATCCAGGCCGTCGTGCTGCGTGAAATCACCGCAGGTAGCCAGCGTCATGCCGCGGCCTTGGCTACGGCCCAGGCGCGTCATCCCGCCTTATACGGCCGTGGCGTGAAGCTGATCGAAAGCCTGGAAGCACGTATCGCCCAGTTGGCCAAGGCCACGGCGACCAGCCCGGGCCATGGGCCTTTGACGTTAAAGACCGCGGCCCATGCAGCAAGCCTGCATCCTGCATTGCTGACAGCGCAAGGCTTGAGCCGTGAAGTAGCCCAACAGCAGCATCATCTGATCAAGACCTTTCGTTCCGCTGTAGCGGAACTGGATTGGCAGGCAACGTCGCTGCAGGGCGATCACCCCGGTACGTATGCGGATGTTGTCGAGTTCGTGTTAAGTACCCCCAGCGACGATCCGCGCTTTGCCGTAACGGTGCCGCTGGTTGAAATGCTCGACAGCGAGCGGATGGACTGGGCAGCTTTAGGGTAG
- a CDS encoding 5-(carboxyamino)imidazole ribonucleotide synthase, producing the protein MKIGVIGGGQLGRMLALAGTPLGMNFAFLDPAPDACAAALGEHLRADYGDQDHLRQLADEVDLVTFEFESVPAETVAFLSQFVPVYPSAEALRIARDRLFEKSMFRDLGIPTPAFADILSQADLDAAVASIGLPAVLKTRTLGYDGKGQKVLRTPEDVLGTFAELGSVPCLLEGFVPFTGEVSLVAVRARDGETRFYPLVHNTHESGILRLSVASQAHPLQALAEDYVGRVLKQLDYVGVMAFEFFEVDGGLKANEIAPRVHNSGHWTIEGAECSQFENHLRAVAGLPLGSTAKVGESAMLNFIGEVPAVDKVIAIDDCHLHHYGKAFKAGRKVGHATLRCQDMATLERKIAEVEALISN; encoded by the coding sequence ATGAAGATCGGTGTTATCGGTGGCGGCCAGCTGGGCCGCATGCTGGCTCTGGCGGGCACCCCGCTGGGCATGAACTTCGCCTTCCTCGACCCGGCGCCGGACGCCTGCGCTGCGGCTCTTGGCGAGCATCTGCGTGCCGACTACGGCGACCAGGACCACCTGCGCCAGCTGGCGGACGAAGTCGACCTGGTGACCTTCGAGTTCGAAAGCGTCCCGGCCGAGACCGTCGCCTTCCTCTCGCAGTTCGTCCCGGTGTACCCGAGCGCCGAAGCGCTGCGCATTGCCCGCGACCGCCTGTTCGAAAAGAGCATGTTCCGCGACTTGGGCATTCCCACCCCGGCCTTCGCCGATATTCTTTCCCAGGCCGACCTTGATGCAGCGGTGGCCAGCATCGGCCTGCCGGCCGTGCTCAAGACCCGGACCCTGGGCTACGACGGCAAGGGCCAGAAGGTTCTGCGCACCCCTGAGGATGTGCTAGGTACCTTTGCCGAGTTGGGCAGCGTGCCGTGCCTGCTGGAAGGCTTCGTGCCGTTCACTGGCGAAGTGTCCCTGGTGGCCGTGCGAGCACGCGATGGCGAAACCCGCTTCTACCCGTTGGTGCATAACACCCACGAGAGCGGCATCCTGCGCCTGTCCGTAGCAAGCCAGGCACACCCGCTGCAGGCGCTGGCCGAAGACTACGTCGGCCGTGTGCTCAAGCAGCTGGACTATGTGGGTGTGATGGCCTTCGAGTTCTTCGAAGTCGACGGTGGCCTCAAGGCCAACGAGATCGCCCCGCGTGTGCACAACTCCGGGCACTGGACCATCGAAGGGGCCGAGTGCAGCCAGTTCGAAAACCACCTGCGCGCCGTCGCCGGCCTGCCGCTGGGTTCGACTGCCAAGGTAGGCGAGAGCGCCATGCTCAACTTCATCGGTGAGGTGCCGGCAGTGGACAAGGTCATCGCCATCGATGACTGCCACCTGCATCACTATGGCAAGGCCTTCAAGGCCGGGCGCAAGGTCGGCCACGCCACCCTGCGTTGCCAGGATATGGCCACCCTCGAGCGCAAGATTGCCGAGGTAGAGGCCTTGATCAGCAACTGA
- a CDS encoding GlsB/YeaQ/YmgE family stress response membrane protein, with protein sequence MGIIGTIFIGLIVGLLARFIKPGDDSMGWIMTILLGIAGSLIATYGGQALGIYQAGQAAGFFGALVGAVILLVIFGFIKKR encoded by the coding sequence ATGGGCATCATTGGAACTATCTTCATCGGCCTGATCGTTGGCCTGCTGGCGCGCTTCATCAAGCCCGGCGACGACAGCATGGGCTGGATCATGACCATCCTGCTGGGTATTGCCGGCTCTTTGATCGCCACGTATGGCGGCCAGGCCCTGGGGATTTATCAGGCTGGCCAGGCAGCGGGCTTCTTCGGCGCGCTGGTCGGTGCCGTCATCCTTCTGGTTATCTTCGGCTTCATCAAGAAGCGCTGA
- a CDS encoding DUF3299 domain-containing protein — MRAFFLIPMLLASALAHAELPETDWLELMPKSDQKALEQMPEIDHNSPEAMGTFTDKGGLKQSKGLPAVMYSTKTVAAMNGKEIRLGGYPVPLESDAKGNNTLFFLVPYPGACIHVPPPPPNQLVLVRYPKGLKIDDIYTPLWVSGTLKVEKVSNDMADAAYALDAAKVRVVQDADL; from the coding sequence ATGCGTGCCTTTTTTCTCATCCCCATGCTTCTGGCCAGCGCCCTGGCCCATGCCGAGCTGCCTGAAACCGACTGGCTCGAACTGATGCCCAAGTCGGACCAGAAAGCCCTCGAGCAAATGCCAGAGATTGACCATAACTCGCCGGAGGCGATGGGTACCTTCACCGACAAGGGCGGCCTCAAGCAAAGCAAGGGCCTGCCAGCGGTGATGTATTCGACCAAGACCGTGGCCGCGATGAACGGCAAGGAAATTCGTCTCGGCGGTTACCCGGTGCCGCTTGAAAGCGATGCCAAGGGTAATAACACGCTGTTCTTCCTGGTGCCTTACCCGGGCGCCTGCATCCATGTACCGCCGCCGCCGCCCAACCAGCTGGTGCTGGTGCGCTATCCGAAGGGGTTGAAGATCGATGACATCTACACGCCGTTGTGGGTGAGCGGGACGTTGAAGGTTGAAAAGGTCAGCAACGACATGGCCGATGCGGCGTATGCGCTGGACGCCGCGAAGGTGAGGGTGGTGCAGGACGCTGACCTGTGA
- a CDS encoding phosphate ABC transporter substrate-binding protein PstS codes for MKLKRLMAALTFAAAGVATANAVAAVDPAIPTYTKTTGVSGNLSSVGSDTLANLMTLWAEAYKKEYPNVNIQIQAAGSSTAPPALTEGTANLGPMSRKMKDVELQAFEQKYGYKPTAIPVAVDALAVFVHKDNPIKGLTMAQVDAIFSSTRLCGAKADVKTWGDLGVTGDLANKPVQLFGRNSVSGTYGYFKEEALCKGDFKPNVNEQPGSASVVQSISSSLNGIGYSGIGYKTASVKTVALAKKEGGEFIEDNEANALNGTYPLSRFLYVYVNKAPNKPLAPLEAEFVKLVLSQAGQQVVVKDGYIPLPSKVVDKTLADLGLSHAGNVAKK; via the coding sequence ATGAAACTGAAGCGTTTGATGGCGGCCCTCACCTTTGCCGCCGCTGGCGTTGCAACCGCCAACGCGGTAGCCGCCGTCGACCCTGCGATCCCGACCTACACCAAGACCACCGGTGTTTCGGGCAACCTCTCCAGCGTCGGTTCCGACACCCTCGCGAACCTCATGACCCTGTGGGCCGAGGCCTACAAGAAGGAATATCCGAACGTCAACATCCAGATCCAGGCTGCCGGCTCCTCCACCGCGCCACCCGCGCTGACCGAAGGCACCGCCAACCTTGGTCCGATGAGCCGCAAGATGAAGGACGTCGAGCTGCAGGCCTTCGAGCAGAAGTACGGCTACAAGCCGACCGCCATCCCGGTCGCTGTCGACGCCCTGGCCGTATTCGTGCACAAGGACAACCCGATCAAGGGCCTGACCATGGCTCAGGTCGACGCGATCTTCTCTTCCACTCGCCTGTGCGGTGCCAAGGCCGACGTCAAGACCTGGGGCGACCTGGGCGTGACTGGCGACCTGGCCAACAAGCCAGTGCAGCTGTTCGGTCGTAACTCGGTATCGGGTACCTACGGCTACTTCAAGGAAGAGGCCCTGTGCAAAGGTGACTTCAAGCCTAACGTCAACGAACAGCCAGGCTCGGCGTCGGTCGTGCAGTCGATCAGCTCCTCGTTGAACGGCATCGGCTACTCGGGTATCGGCTACAAGACTGCCAGCGTCAAGACCGTAGCCCTGGCCAAGAAAGAAGGCGGCGAGTTCATCGAAGACAACGAGGCCAATGCCCTGAACGGCACCTACCCGCTGTCGCGCTTCCTGTACGTCTACGTCAACAAGGCCCCGAACAAGCCGCTGGCCCCGCTGGAAGCTGAGTTCGTCAAACTGGTGCTGTCGCAGGCCGGGCAGCAGGTCGTGGTGAAGGACGGCTACATTCCGTTGCCATCGAAAGTGGTCGACAAGACCCTCGCTGACCTGGGCCTGTCCCACGCCGGTAACGTTGCAAAAAAGTAA
- the purE gene encoding 5-(carboxyamino)imidazole ribonucleotide mutase → MSALVGVIMGSKSDWSTLSHTADMLEKLGIPYEVKVVSAHRTPDLLFQYAEEAEGRGIEVIIAGAGGAAHLPGMCAAKTHLPVLGVPVQSSMLSGVDSLLSIVQMPAGVPVATLAIGRAGAVNAALLSASILGAKYPHYHAALKQFRTEQTDTVLDNPDPRQA, encoded by the coding sequence ATGAGTGCACTGGTTGGCGTGATCATGGGCTCCAAGTCCGATTGGTCCACCCTTAGCCACACCGCCGATATGCTGGAAAAACTCGGCATTCCCTACGAAGTGAAGGTGGTTTCCGCCCACCGCACCCCGGATCTGCTGTTCCAGTACGCCGAAGAGGCCGAAGGGCGTGGCATCGAGGTGATCATCGCTGGCGCGGGTGGCGCAGCGCACCTGCCAGGCATGTGCGCCGCCAAGACCCACCTGCCGGTGCTGGGTGTGCCGGTACAGTCGTCGATGCTGTCGGGTGTCGACTCGCTGCTGTCGATCGTCCAGATGCCTGCCGGTGTACCCGTTGCCACCCTGGCCATCGGCCGTGCCGGTGCGGTCAACGCCGCGCTGCTGTCGGCGAGCATCCTCGGCGCCAAATACCCGCACTATCACGCGGCGCTCAAGCAGTTCCGCACCGAGCAGACCGACACTGTGCTGGACAATCCAGACCCACGTCAGGCTTGA
- a CDS encoding MFS transporter, which translates to MTSVPSSIEQPSRPLTRSDYKTLSLSALGGALEFYDFIIFVFFATVVGKLFFPADMPEWLRLMQTFGIFAAGYLARPLGGIIMAHFGDLLGRKKMFTLSIFMMALPTLIMGLLPTYAQIGLWAPILLLLMRVIQGAAIGGEVPGAWVFVSEHVPARNTGYACGTLTAGLTAGILLGSLVATLINTVYSVEEVADYAWRIPFLLGGVFGLFSVYLRRWLHETPVFAEMQQRKALAEELPLRAVLRDHRGPIILSMLLTWMLSAGIVVVILMTPALLQSIYHISPTDSLKANSLAIVLLSLGCIGSGSLADRFGAGRVFVIGSLLLLVTSWTFYHSLPTHPQLLFPLYAITGLCVGVIGAVPYVMVKAFPAAVRFSGLSFSYNVAYAIFGGLTPMVVTALLKVSPMAPAYYVAGLCAVGLIVGIYLVANRR; encoded by the coding sequence ATGACCTCCGTGCCCAGCAGTATCGAGCAGCCCTCGCGGCCGCTGACCCGCAGTGACTACAAGACTCTCTCACTGTCCGCGCTAGGCGGAGCCCTTGAGTTCTACGACTTCATCATTTTCGTGTTTTTCGCCACTGTGGTCGGCAAGCTGTTCTTCCCGGCCGACATGCCCGAGTGGCTGCGCCTGATGCAGACCTTCGGCATTTTCGCCGCCGGCTACCTGGCCAGGCCCCTGGGCGGCATCATCATGGCCCACTTCGGCGACCTGCTTGGGCGCAAGAAGATGTTCACCCTGAGCATCTTCATGATGGCTCTGCCCACGCTGATCATGGGCCTGCTGCCCACCTATGCCCAGATTGGCCTGTGGGCACCGATCCTGCTGCTGCTGATGCGCGTGATCCAGGGGGCAGCGATCGGGGGTGAGGTGCCTGGCGCTTGGGTGTTCGTGTCCGAGCATGTACCTGCGCGCAACACCGGCTATGCCTGCGGCACCCTGACCGCCGGCCTGACCGCTGGCATTCTGCTTGGCTCGCTGGTGGCAACGCTGATCAACACGGTCTACAGCGTTGAAGAAGTCGCCGACTACGCCTGGCGTATCCCTTTCCTGCTAGGCGGCGTGTTCGGCCTGTTCTCGGTGTACCTGCGCCGCTGGCTGCATGAAACCCCGGTATTCGCTGAGATGCAGCAACGCAAGGCACTGGCCGAAGAGCTGCCCCTGCGCGCGGTGCTGCGTGATCACCGTGGCCCGATCATCCTGTCGATGCTGCTGACCTGGATGCTTTCTGCCGGCATCGTAGTGGTCATCCTGATGACACCGGCGCTGTTGCAGAGCATCTACCACATCAGCCCCACCGACTCGCTCAAGGCCAACAGCCTGGCGATCGTGCTGCTCAGCCTTGGCTGCATTGGCTCCGGCAGCCTGGCCGACCGCTTTGGTGCAGGCCGCGTGTTCGTCATTGGCAGCCTGCTGCTGCTGGTGACGTCCTGGACCTTCTACCACAGCCTGCCGACCCACCCGCAGCTGCTGTTCCCCCTGTATGCCATCACCGGCCTGTGCGTGGGGGTGATCGGCGCGGTGCCCTATGTGATGGTCAAGGCGTTCCCGGCGGCGGTGCGCTTCAGTGGCCTCTCGTTCTCCTACAACGTGGCCTACGCCATCTTTGGCGGCTTGACGCCGATGGTGGTGACCGCGCTGCTCAAGGTGAGCCCAATGGCGCCTGCCTATTATGTAGCGGGTCTGTGTGCAGTTGGTCTGATCGTGGGCATTTACCTGGTCGCTAACAGGCGCTGA
- a CDS encoding D-hexose-6-phosphate mutarotase — MATYQVVNEQHGELNCWRITSDRAELLIAQQGAQILSYQHVGEPPLLWLSDQAIFRQGKSVRAGVPVCWPWFGNLQRNPEAVQGMFHGTQAPAHGLARTRDWKLLGIEEAASALRIEFELPEAQGDLPHWPHDVELKLLIVMGDALELTLTSRNRGNSSVTISQALHSYFAVSDVREARVEGVEGLDYIETLADWEQRQQQGALTFAGETDRIYLNTPGQLSIVDPHWNRRITLNSRGSRSAVIWNPWTDRAQELPDMADDGWQRMLCIETANVWDDVVELKPGAVHSLHVAIGSEGL; from the coding sequence ATGGCTACCTACCAGGTCGTAAACGAGCAACACGGCGAACTCAATTGCTGGCGTATCACCAGCGACCGTGCCGAACTACTGATCGCCCAACAGGGTGCGCAGATCCTCAGCTACCAGCACGTTGGCGAGCCGCCGCTGCTGTGGCTGAGTGACCAGGCCATATTCCGCCAGGGCAAGTCGGTGCGCGCAGGTGTGCCGGTGTGCTGGCCGTGGTTCGGCAACCTGCAGCGCAACCCCGAAGCTGTTCAAGGCATGTTCCATGGCACGCAGGCGCCGGCCCATGGCCTGGCCCGCACGCGTGACTGGAAACTGTTGGGCATCGAAGAAGCGGCCAGCGCGCTGCGCATCGAATTCGAACTGCCAGAAGCCCAGGGCGATCTGCCGCACTGGCCGCATGACGTCGAGCTGAAACTGCTGATCGTCATGGGTGATGCGCTTGAGCTGACCCTGACCAGCCGTAACAGGGGCAACAGCTCAGTCACCATCAGCCAGGCCCTGCACAGCTACTTTGCCGTCAGCGATGTGCGTGAGGCGCGGGTCGAGGGTGTCGAAGGGCTGGACTACATCGAGACCCTGGCTGACTGGGAGCAGCGCCAGCAACAGGGTGCGCTGACGTTTGCCGGTGAGACCGATCGCATCTACCTGAATACGCCTGGGCAACTGAGCATTGTCGATCCGCACTGGAATCGGCGCATTACCCTGAACAGCCGTGGTTCACGTTCAGCGGTGATCTGGAACCCTTGGACCGATAGAGCCCAGGAATTGCCTGACATGGCCGATGATGGCTGGCAGCGAATGCTGTGCATCGAGACGGCGAATGTCTGGGACGATGTGGTGGAGTTGAAGCCTGGGGCCGTTCATTCCCTGCACGTGGCGATTGGCAGCGAAGGGCTTTGA
- the aspA gene encoding aspartate ammonia-lyase, producing the protein MSSAASFRVEKDLLGTLEVPADAYYGIQTLRAANNFHLSGVPLSHYPKLVVALAMVKQAAADANRELGHLSDAKHAAISEACARLIRGDFHDQFVVDMIQGGAGTSTNMNANEVIANVALEAMGHQKGEYQYLHPNNDVNMAQSTNDAYPTAIRLGLLLGHDALLASLDSLIQAFAAKGKEFDHVLKMGRTQLQDAVPMTLGQEFRAFATTMTEDLQRLRSLAPELLTEINLGGTAIGTGINADPGYQALAVQRLATISGQPLVPAADLIEATSDMGAFVLFSGMLKRTAVKLSKICNDLRLLSSGPRTGINEINLPARQPGSSIMPGKVNPVIPEAVNQVAFAIMGNDLALTVAAEGGQLQLNVMEPLIAYKIFDSIRLLQRAMDMLREHCIVGITANEQRCRELVEHSIGLVTALNPYIGYENATRIARVALETGRGVLELVREEQLLDEAMLNDILRPENMIAPRLVPLKA; encoded by the coding sequence ATGTCCTCCGCTGCATCGTTCCGCGTCGAAAAAGATCTGCTTGGTACCCTTGAAGTCCCTGCCGATGCCTACTACGGCATCCAGACTCTGCGCGCTGCCAACAACTTCCATCTCTCCGGTGTTCCGCTGTCGCACTATCCGAAGCTGGTCGTGGCACTTGCCATGGTCAAGCAGGCTGCTGCCGATGCCAACCGTGAGCTGGGGCACCTGAGCGATGCCAAGCACGCCGCCATCAGCGAGGCCTGCGCCCGCCTGATCCGCGGTGACTTCCACGACCAGTTCGTGGTGGACATGATTCAAGGTGGCGCTGGTACTTCCACCAACATGAACGCCAACGAGGTCATCGCCAACGTCGCGCTGGAGGCCATGGGCCACCAGAAGGGTGAATACCAGTACCTGCACCCGAACAACGATGTGAACATGGCGCAGTCGACCAACGATGCTTACCCGACCGCCATCCGTCTGGGCTTGCTGCTGGGCCACGACGCGCTGCTGGCCAGCCTCGACAGCCTGATCCAGGCCTTCGCTGCCAAAGGTAAAGAGTTCGACCACGTACTGAAGATGGGCCGCACCCAGCTGCAGGACGCCGTGCCGATGACCCTGGGCCAGGAGTTCCGCGCCTTCGCCACCACCATGACCGAAGACCTGCAGCGTCTGCGCTCGCTGGCCCCGGAACTGCTGACCGAAATCAACCTGGGCGGTACCGCCATCGGCACCGGCATCAACGCCGACCCTGGCTACCAGGCCCTGGCCGTACAGCGTTTGGCGACCATCAGCGGCCAGCCGCTGGTACCGGCTGCCGACCTGATCGAAGCCACCTCGGACATGGGCGCCTTCGTGCTGTTCTCCGGCATGCTCAAGCGCACTGCAGTCAAGCTGTCGAAGATCTGCAACGACCTGCGCCTGCTGTCCAGCGGCCCACGTACCGGCATCAACGAAATCAACCTGCCAGCGCGTCAGCCAGGCAGCTCGATCATGCCAGGCAAGGTCAACCCGGTCATCCCGGAGGCCGTCAACCAGGTTGCCTTCGCCATCATGGGCAACGACCTGGCCCTGACCGTCGCCGCTGAAGGTGGCCAGCTGCAGCTGAACGTGATGGAGCCGCTGATCGCCTACAAGATCTTCGACTCGATCCGCCTGCTCCAGCGTGCCATGGACATGCTGCGCGAGCACTGCATCGTCGGCATCACCGCCAACGAACAGCGCTGCCGTGAACTGGTGGAGCACTCGATCGGCCTGGTCACCGCCCTGAACCCTTACATCGGCTACGAAAACGCCACCCGTATTGCCCGCGTAGCCCTGGAAACCGGCCGTGGCGTGCTGGAGCTGGTACGCGAAGAACAGCTGCTGGACGAAGCGATGCTCAACGACATCCTGCGCCCGGAAAACATGATCGCTCCACGTCTGGTTCCGCTGAAGGCGTAA
- a CDS encoding acyl-CoA thioesterase: protein MIELEQEDPIPQGDLALQITALPRETNGFGDIFGGWLVAQMDLAGTAMASRVAGGRVATVAIDRMAFLVPVAVGAQLSFYTQTLEIGRSSIQMMVEVWSDDPLSSEWRKVTEAVFVFVAIDGSGRTRSVPRR, encoded by the coding sequence ATGATTGAGCTCGAACAAGAAGATCCTATCCCGCAAGGCGACCTGGCCCTGCAAATCACTGCGTTGCCCCGCGAAACCAACGGTTTTGGCGATATCTTTGGCGGCTGGCTGGTCGCCCAGATGGACCTGGCAGGCACTGCCATGGCGAGCCGCGTCGCGGGTGGCCGGGTGGCAACGGTCGCCATTGACCGTATGGCCTTCCTGGTGCCAGTGGCCGTGGGCGCACAACTGTCGTTCTATACCCAGACGCTGGAAATCGGCCGCAGCTCGATCCAGATGATGGTCGAAGTGTGGAGCGACGACCCGCTGTCGAGCGAATGGCGCAAAGTCACGGAAGCGGTGTTCGTCTTCGTCGCCATCGATGGCAGCGGCCGCACCCGTTCAGTGCCTCGTCGCTAA